One genomic segment of Catalinimonas alkaloidigena includes these proteins:
- a CDS encoding FtsX-like permease family protein has protein sequence MSNIQKYQPPQRAQQFLRWFCDPDLLPEIEGDLHESYLDWVSEDGDRRANFRYWMNVLTFFRPYFIAKRQFSQPANSSAMFKNYFKVAYRNLLKQKLYSIINISGLMVSFTFCILIWLYVQDELSFDRSYTYADQIYRAWVLEDYGPDEIFFNTHTPMPLGPALDSNFSEVKATVRVGKISSLVKKGEDSQNEEVFYADPQFFKLFNNEVLSGDVSLSQLQDLVLTESHAVKYFGDADPIGQSLSIKLGDQYQEFSISAVVADLPSNVSLQYNMLIPYDNNKAFSGERSRASWYNVSVETYALLDEQTNAQALEGKLDAMVKQVLGENYKPGEYTVGLQPLTDIRLNTDFPKGGVAVSDWKYVYILSAVALLILVVACINFVTLAVGRSLSRAKEVGVRKVIGAVRRQLMSQFWSEAFMTTFIATGLGILLVVLLLPYFNQLADKALVFSFSMQNILFLFLLTVVVGFLAGVYPALILSGFSPLMILRGSMSMGYSRETLRKIMVSFQFVLAAILIIGTLVMKQQMTYLQNKNLGFDKEQIIVIPQNMQTRMSGSTMDQFMKENFQRKQLIKNALDRLPEVKEVTTSFFTFGQSGWIEVGFTTEEGTYREFNMNTVDQDFVKTYGLEMLQGRDFDVESGADARSGVLINKTFARAFNLGEAVGSTLPPPFQEYQVVGVLSDFHYQSLHAAIEPALLVMNPYGIFKGSENVMFEANATPKISVKVQSEALAEMVDELKEVWKEVAPEQQFEFSFVDERLDAQYRAEQRLSTILNVTTALGIFISCLGLFGLVTLSMNKKTKEIGIRKVLGASVWQVMALSYKEFMLLIALAFLVAVPVSYLMMKRWLADFAYQIDLGAPIFLLAGGIIVLIASLTIAYQSMKAAKANPVDSLRSE, from the coding sequence ATGAGTAATATTCAAAAATATCAGCCTCCGCAGCGTGCGCAGCAGTTTCTCCGCTGGTTTTGCGATCCCGATTTACTGCCGGAGATTGAAGGAGATTTGCATGAATCCTATCTGGACTGGGTGAGTGAAGATGGAGACAGAAGGGCCAATTTTCGCTACTGGATGAATGTGCTTACTTTTTTCAGACCCTATTTCATTGCTAAAAGACAATTTTCACAACCTGCTAATTCAAGCGCTATGTTTAAAAATTATTTCAAAGTCGCTTACAGAAACCTGCTTAAACAGAAATTGTATTCCATCATCAACATATCCGGGTTGATGGTGAGCTTTACCTTTTGCATCCTCATCTGGCTCTATGTACAGGATGAGCTTTCATTTGACCGTTCTTATACCTATGCCGATCAGATTTACCGGGCCTGGGTGCTGGAAGATTACGGGCCTGATGAAATATTTTTCAATACCCATACCCCTATGCCGCTGGGCCCGGCTCTGGACTCTAATTTTTCGGAAGTGAAAGCTACGGTACGGGTGGGCAAGATTTCGTCTTTGGTAAAGAAGGGGGAGGATTCGCAAAATGAAGAAGTCTTTTATGCTGATCCGCAGTTCTTCAAATTATTTAACAATGAAGTGCTGAGTGGAGATGTGTCACTAAGCCAACTACAGGACCTGGTGCTTACTGAATCCCACGCTGTCAAATATTTTGGGGATGCTGACCCTATCGGTCAATCCTTATCCATCAAATTAGGTGATCAGTATCAGGAATTCAGTATAAGTGCTGTAGTAGCTGACCTGCCTTCTAACGTAAGTCTGCAGTACAACATGCTGATTCCTTATGATAACAACAAGGCTTTTTCCGGTGAAAGAAGCCGTGCGAGCTGGTACAATGTCAGTGTGGAAACCTATGCATTGCTGGATGAACAGACCAATGCACAGGCACTGGAAGGCAAGCTGGATGCCATGGTAAAGCAGGTGCTGGGCGAGAACTATAAGCCGGGAGAATATACTGTCGGCCTGCAACCCCTGACCGACATTCGCCTCAATACGGACTTTCCCAAGGGAGGAGTGGCTGTCAGCGACTGGAAATATGTATACATACTTTCAGCAGTTGCGCTGCTGATCCTGGTGGTAGCCTGCATTAACTTCGTGACCCTGGCCGTAGGCCGTTCGTTGAGCCGAGCTAAAGAAGTAGGGGTGAGAAAAGTAATAGGTGCAGTGCGCCGCCAACTGATGTCACAGTTCTGGAGCGAAGCTTTCATGACTACCTTCATTGCCACAGGATTAGGCATACTGTTAGTCGTTCTTTTACTGCCTTATTTCAATCAACTGGCTGACAAAGCGCTTGTATTCTCCTTCAGCATGCAGAATATTCTGTTTTTATTTCTGCTGACAGTGGTGGTGGGCTTTCTGGCTGGCGTTTATCCCGCGCTTATCCTCTCCGGTTTCTCTCCTCTGATGATCCTCCGTGGCAGCATGAGCATGGGCTATAGTCGTGAGACCCTCCGCAAAATCATGGTCTCTTTTCAGTTTGTACTGGCGGCCATACTGATCATAGGCACACTGGTGATGAAGCAGCAAATGACCTATCTGCAAAATAAAAACCTTGGTTTTGACAAAGAACAGATCATAGTAATTCCTCAAAATATGCAAACCCGTATGTCGGGCAGCACAATGGATCAGTTTATGAAAGAAAATTTCCAGAGAAAGCAGCTGATCAAAAATGCGCTTGACCGCCTGCCGGAAGTCAAAGAAGTCACCACCTCTTTCTTCACTTTTGGACAGTCGGGTTGGATAGAAGTAGGTTTTACCACTGAAGAAGGGACATACCGCGAATTCAACATGAATACCGTGGATCAGGACTTTGTAAAAACCTATGGATTAGAAATGCTTCAGGGTAGGGATTTTGATGTGGAAAGCGGAGCCGATGCCCGCTCGGGGGTATTGATCAATAAGACTTTTGCCCGGGCATTTAATTTGGGAGAAGCAGTAGGCAGTACACTGCCTCCTCCTTTTCAGGAGTACCAGGTAGTTGGTGTCCTCAGCGACTTTCACTACCAGTCTTTGCACGCTGCCATAGAACCCGCACTGCTGGTGATGAACCCCTATGGCATCTTCAAAGGCAGTGAGAATGTGATGTTTGAAGCCAACGCCACACCTAAGATATCTGTAAAAGTTCAGTCGGAGGCTTTGGCAGAGATGGTAGATGAGCTTAAAGAGGTTTGGAAGGAAGTAGCTCCCGAGCAGCAGTTTGAATTTTCTTTTGTAGATGAGAGGTTAGATGCTCAATACCGGGCAGAACAGCGTCTGAGTACCATACTAAATGTTACTACAGCATTGGGCATCTTTATCTCCTGCCTGGGCTTGTTTGGACTGGTCACACTTTCCATGAACAAAAAGACCAAAGAAATTGGTATCAGGAAGGTATTAGGCGCTTCGGTATGGCAGGTGATGGCTCTTTCTTACAAAGAATTTATGCTGCTGATTGCCCTTGCTTTTCTGGTGGCAGTACCTGTTTCTTACCTGATGATGAAGCGGTGGCTGGCGGATTTTGCCTATCAGATTGATTTGGGAGCGCCGATATTCCTGCTGGCGGGAGGTATCATTGTGCTGATTGCCAGCCTTACCATCGCTTATCAATCCATGAAAGCCGCCAAGGCCAACCCAGTGGATAGCTTGCGGAGTGAGTGA
- a CDS encoding ABC transporter permease, giving the protein MPNSAVAYFFQWIEKLRLNYAYEMLKNYLRIALRSFQRQKVYSIVNLSGLTLAISVAILAILFIRHELSYDHWIPNSKNIYQVYRQWDPGQGTAFTPQPLAEALRHSFPEITHATRMKEQDNVLVATDDQQKSLYVEHTVQADSSFLQVFPFPLRYGDAATAMHSPSAVLLSEELAQALFGNEDPLGKIVVFNDETDFEVTGVIAEFQGNTHFDIDIVLQDTTQGGSWTGNWPATFVALHDGVDVANLEQKITEDLTPRLKAEVGDSWDQFPDWRLQQLTASQLDSDGVELWGSFSGEGNMETLYIIGIVALLILMIAGINYMNLATAQATRRAREVGVRKVTGASNQQLITQFLAEATLQALIALPAAMLLTGFILPAFETIVDRNLALDWAVWQSISPYLLAIVLVLGLLSGSYPAFFLAAYRPADVLKGQWLRKDKSRVLRNGMVVAQFTGAMVAAIVMFFIYQQVQYMQTQELGFQAEQVVVVKANTQQTYEKVEATKQELLRNPNIQSVSANSTVPGQFESDFSFQIDGRESDAFVDIYFADAAYADVLGLKIIAGRFLSPSDTSSKTFVVNEEFVKEYDLEDPIGHAIRFSWEEEPGTIIGIVEDFHYQHLQNDIKPLVISGAIKSVRDGWINNVAIRLSSENIRATIADIEQYWKQVEPAHPMRYTFLDDDFSKLYAEQERLGKTLLYATLLTLLIASMGLFALASYMAEQRIKEIGLRKVLGASVRQIVVLMGKDFLKLVLIAGLVAAPIAFWLADQWLANFAYAMDMSILPFAMVILVALIVAFVTVSSKAIQAAHANPVDSLRSE; this is encoded by the coding sequence ATGCCAAATAGTGCGGTGGCATACTTTTTTCAATGGATAGAAAAATTGCGATTAAACTATGCCTACGAAATGCTGAAAAACTACCTGCGCATCGCCCTCAGAAGTTTCCAAAGACAGAAAGTCTATTCAATCGTCAACCTTAGCGGGCTTACACTGGCTATTTCTGTGGCTATTCTGGCAATTCTCTTCATCCGTCATGAACTAAGTTACGATCACTGGATTCCTAATTCCAAAAATATATATCAGGTGTACCGGCAGTGGGATCCGGGACAGGGTACGGCTTTTACACCACAGCCACTGGCAGAGGCTTTGAGACACAGCTTTCCTGAAATCACTCATGCTACCCGCATGAAAGAACAGGACAATGTGCTGGTGGCGACTGATGATCAGCAAAAGTCTTTGTATGTAGAGCATACCGTTCAGGCGGATAGTAGCTTTTTACAGGTCTTTCCTTTTCCGCTCAGATATGGTGATGCGGCTACTGCCATGCATAGTCCTTCGGCAGTACTCCTCAGTGAGGAGTTGGCACAGGCGCTGTTTGGAAATGAAGATCCGCTGGGAAAAATTGTGGTTTTTAATGATGAGACAGACTTTGAGGTGACAGGCGTGATAGCGGAATTTCAGGGAAATACGCACTTTGACATTGACATCGTCTTGCAGGATACCACGCAGGGGGGCAGCTGGACAGGCAACTGGCCGGCTACTTTTGTAGCCTTGCACGATGGAGTAGATGTAGCCAATCTGGAGCAAAAAATCACTGAGGACTTAACGCCTCGTCTCAAAGCCGAGGTAGGCGATAGCTGGGATCAGTTTCCCGACTGGCGGCTTCAGCAGCTTACGGCCAGTCAACTGGACAGTGATGGGGTAGAGCTGTGGGGGTCTTTTAGTGGTGAAGGGAATATGGAAACACTGTACATCATCGGTATCGTAGCTTTACTGATTCTAATGATTGCCGGCATCAACTACATGAACCTGGCTACTGCTCAGGCTACCCGCAGAGCGCGAGAAGTAGGTGTGCGTAAAGTTACGGGAGCCAGTAATCAGCAGCTGATCACTCAGTTTCTGGCGGAAGCTACCCTGCAGGCGTTGATCGCGCTACCCGCAGCCATGCTGCTTACAGGCTTTATCCTCCCGGCTTTTGAGACTATCGTTGATCGGAACCTGGCGCTGGACTGGGCGGTGTGGCAAAGCATCAGCCCTTATTTATTAGCTATCGTTTTGGTGCTGGGGCTGTTGTCTGGTAGTTATCCTGCTTTCTTTCTCGCCGCTTATCGTCCTGCCGATGTGCTCAAAGGTCAGTGGCTGCGCAAAGATAAAAGCAGGGTGCTGCGCAATGGTATGGTGGTGGCTCAGTTTACCGGAGCCATGGTGGCTGCTATTGTCATGTTTTTCATCTATCAGCAGGTGCAGTATATGCAGACGCAGGAGCTGGGATTTCAGGCAGAACAGGTGGTAGTGGTCAAGGCCAATACCCAGCAGACTTACGAAAAAGTAGAAGCAACTAAGCAGGAACTGTTGCGTAATCCCAATATACAAAGTGTATCGGCAAACAGTACTGTGCCTGGTCAGTTTGAGTCCGATTTTTCTTTCCAGATTGATGGGCGGGAGTCTGACGCATTTGTGGATATCTACTTCGCCGATGCCGCTTATGCTGATGTGCTGGGCCTGAAGATAATAGCAGGAAGGTTTTTATCTCCTTCAGATACTAGTAGTAAGACCTTTGTAGTTAATGAAGAATTTGTCAAAGAATATGATTTGGAAGACCCAATTGGGCATGCGATAAGGTTTTCCTGGGAAGAGGAGCCGGGAACCATCATTGGAATAGTAGAAGACTTTCATTATCAGCATTTACAAAATGACATCAAGCCGCTGGTCATCTCTGGAGCGATTAAGAGTGTGAGAGACGGTTGGATAAATAATGTAGCCATTCGTCTTTCTTCCGAGAATATTCGTGCCACAATCGCTGATATTGAGCAATACTGGAAGCAGGTAGAACCCGCCCATCCGATGCGCTATACCTTTTTGGATGATGACTTCTCCAAACTCTATGCGGAACAGGAAAGACTCGGTAAAACTTTGCTATATGCCACGCTGCTCACCCTGCTGATTGCCAGCATGGGCTTGTTTGCCCTGGCCTCTTATATGGCAGAGCAACGGATCAAGGAAATTGGTTTGCGCAAAGTGCTGGGAGCCTCAGTCCGGCAAATTGTAGTGTTGATGGGTAAAGACTTCCTAAAGCTGGTCCTTATTGCCGGGCTTGTAGCCGCACCCATTGCCTTCTGGCTGGCCGATCAGTGGCTGGCGAATTTCGCTTATGCGATGGACATGTCAATTTTGCCCTTCGCAATGGTCATCCTTGTGGCCCTTATTGTCGCATTTGTAACGGTAAGCTCCAAGGCTATCCAGGCGGCTCATGCCAATCCAGTAGACAGCTTGAGAAGTGAGTAA